ATCAATAAAGAAAGAAGAGGTAGTTATGACGGTGGCACTGTACAAGTAATACCTCACATAACGGGAGAAATAAGAGAAAGAATTCATAGAGTAGCCGCCAACAGTAATGCAGATATTATTATTACTGAAATTGGTGGAACAGTTGGTGATATTGAATCTCTACCTTTTTTAGAGGCAATAAGAGAATTCAAAAATGATGTCAATAGTAACGATGTTGCATACATACACGTAACATTACTTCCTTACATCAAAACCTCTGGGGAAATAAAAACTAAACCAACACAACATTCAGTGAAAGAATTAAGATCAATTGGAATTCAGCCAGATTTACTTGTATGCCGAAGTGATAAATCTATCAATGAAGCTCTTAAAAAGAAGCTTAGTGGTTTTTGCGGTGTCAGTATCAAATCTGTAATTGAAGCTTTAGACGCAGACAGTATTTATTCTGTACCTCTTTCTTTAAAAAAAGAAGGTTTATGCAAAGAAACTCTGAAGTATTTAGACCTTGAAGATAAAAAATGTGATTTGAAAAATTGGGAGCAACTTATACACAACCTAAGAAATCCTGGAGCCCCTATCAAAGTTGCTTTAGTAGGTAAATATATTGAACTTGGAGATGCATATTTATCCGTTGTTGAAGCTTTAAGACACGCATGCATTGAACAAAAGGCTTTATTAGATTTACATTGGGTAAGTGCTGAAATGATAGAAAAAAATTCAGCAGCAACTTACTTAAATGAAGTTGATGCAATTGTCGTACCCGGGGGATTTGGCAATAGAGGAGTAAATGGAAAAATTTCGGCTATAAAATTTGCAAGAGAAAATAAAATTCCATTTTTAGGTTTGTGCCTTGGTATGCAATGTGCAGTTATAGAGTGGGCCAGGAATGTAGCTAATCTTCCAGATGCATCTAGTTCAGAACTAGACCCAAACACTCCCAATCCAGTGATACATTTATTACCAGAACAGGAAGATGTAGTTGATTTAGGTGGGACAATGAGACTTGGAGTTTATCCATGTAGATTGACAAAAAATACAACTGGGAAAAACTTATATGATGAGGATGTTATTTATGAGAGACATCGACATAGATACGAATTTAATAATTACTACAAACAAAGTTTTTTAGATTCTGGATACAAAATTAGTGGCACATCACCAGATGGCAGATTGGTTGAGTTAATTGAGTTAGAAAATCATCCATACTTCTTAGCATGTCAATATCATCCTGAGTTTTTATCACGACCTGGTAAACCTCATCCTTTATTTAAAGGTTTAATAAAAGCGTCTCAAGATAAGTTAACTCAATCAAATTAATATTCTTTATTTTTTTGAATGAAAATGACAAATTTTTTACCCTTAGTCGAACAATTTCATTCATTACAAGGTGAAGGATATCACGCTGGAAAAAGTGCTTTTTTTGTAAGATTAGCCGGATGTAAAGTTGGATGTTCGTGGTGCGACACCAAGAATTCATGGGACGAGAAAAAACACCCTTCTATATCAATTGAAAAAATAATAGATCGCATAAAAATTGCCAGAGAAAAAGGAGCATCTTTTTGCGTTATTACAGGTGGAGAACCTTTACAACATAACTTGGATAATTTTTGCAAAGCCATTAAAAAATTGACGATGGGAGAAGAACAAAATCCAATGAAGATTCATATTGAGACAAGTGGAGTTAATACGATATCAGGAAGCTATGACTGGATTACTTTATCTCCTAAAAGACACTCACCTCCAAAAAATTATTTTTTAAAAAACTGTAATGAAATCAAAATAATCATAAATGAAATAGAAGATATTGAATTTGCTATGCAAATAAAAAAAGAAACTTTAAAACAATATCAACTCTCTAAAAGCGAAGATGGCTTAAAAAAAGAAGATAAAATTTTTTATTTACAGCCAGCATGGAACAATGCGAATGGTTTTTCTCTTGCTATCGATTTCGTAAAAAATAACCCAGATTGGAAATTGAGCCTTCAAACTCACAAATACTTAAAAATTAATTGAAATCATATGACTCTTAAAAATAAATCGATCGTAGTTTTATTATCTGGAGGTTTAGATTCTTCTACAGTTACTAGTATCGCAAAAAAATCAGAAGCTAAAATTTTTGGCCTTTCATTTGACTACGGTCAACGTCATAAAAAAGAATTAAATTCTGCATCGATAATTGCAAAACACTTTGATATCGAAGAATTTAAAATCATTAAGCTTGACTTATCTTTATGGGGAGGCTCGTCATTAACTGATACTCAAAAAAATATTCCGATACAAGGAGTACAAACTAATAAAATTCCTAATACTTATGTTCCTGGGAGAAATACTATATTTATTTCCGTTGCACTAAGTTATGCCGAAGCAATAGATGCTGATTTTATAGGATTAGGAGTTAATGCACTAGATTATTCTGGTTATCCAGATTGCAGACCTGACTACATAAAAAAATTTCAAGAATTAGCAGATTTAGCCAATAAAAGAGGAAGAGAAAATAATCCAATAAAACTTTGGACACCACTATTAAATTTAAATAAAGAGGAAATTATTAAATTAGCTTTTGATAATCATGTCCCTCTAGATAAAACATGGAGTTGTTATTCGGGTAATTCAAAACCATGCGGTAAGTGTGATAGCTGCAGAATTAGAAATGCTGCTTATGAAAAATGGCTTAATAACAATAATAAAAAATGAAAATAAAAAAAATAATTCTAGAAAAATGGATGGATCCAGCACTGATTACACATCATCTAACAAAAAAATTCGGAGATAAAGGATTAGCTTGGCTAGACAGTGATGGCAAAGAAAATGGGGAATGGTCAATAATAGGAATTAAACCTAAAAAAATAATCCAATCAAGAGATATCAATAACTTAGACAAAACTAATAATCCATTTAACAATTTAAAAAATATTAAAAAAGGATTTTGGATCGGATGGTTAAGTTATGAAGCTGGAGTTTACATAGAGCCCAAAAACCCATGGCGAAAATCTAATATGGCAACTTTATGGATTGCATCATATGATCCAATCATTAAATGTAATCTAATAAAAAAAGAAATAATTATCGAAGGCACAAACTCATCTGAACTGATGAATTATAAAAACATAATCAACAATATAAAAAATATTGAAGAAGAAAATATTATTAAAACAAATTTGAATTTTGATTTTTCAAAAATAAATTTGGACGAAATGGCTGAAAAATTTCAGAAAAATATTCTAAAATTGAAAAAATTAATTTCCCTAGGGGATATATTTCAAGCAAACCTAACAACTAAATGCGAAATTGAATCTTCCAAAAACTATAATCCTCTAGATATTTATTTGAAAATAAGAAGGAAATTAAAAGCTCCCTTTGGAGGAATAATAATAAATAATGATCATTATAAAGAGGCTGTATTATCTACATCGCCAGAAAGATTTATAAAAATAGATAATAAAAATTTTGTAGAATCAAGACCTATCAAAGGAACTAGATCCAGAGATAAGGATTTAAATCAAGACGCACTTAATGCTATCGATTTAATAACGAACGAAAAAGATAGAGCCGAAAATATTATGATTGTTGACCTAATAAGAAATGATTTAAGTAAAGTTTGCGAAACAGGAAGTATTATGGTCCCAGAAATATTAAAACTTGAAAGTTTCTTAAAAGTTCATCATCTAACTTCAGTAATCAGAGGCAAATTAAAAAAAGACAAGAACTGGATTGATTTACTAAAAGCTTGTTGGCCTGGGGGCTCTATAACTGGAGCACCTAAATTAAGATCATGCCAGAGACTTTTTGAACTAGAAGAATGTGAACGCGGACCATACTGTGGCTCATTTTTGAAGCTTGACTGGAATGGAGAGTTTGACAGCAATATACTAATAAGATCATTTTTAATTAAAGACAAAAAAATCAATATATATGCTGGTTGCGGAATAGTTATTGACTCAAACCCTGAAGAGGAAACTAATGAACTAAAGTGGAAACTTTTACCATTAATTGATTCACTAAAATGATTGAAACATTAGCCTGGCACAAGGATCAATGGTTGGATATTGATAGAATATTTATTGCTGCTAATAATAGAGGATTAAAATTTGCTGATGGTATATTTGAAACCATTTTGATCAAAGAAAACAAACCTATTCTTTTTGATGAACATCTGAAAAGGTTAGAAAAAAGTAGCAAGATTTTAAATATTAATCTCAAAATAAATAAATTAACTTTGAGACAACTTATTCACGATGGAATAAGCAAGTTATCGCTTAAAAATGATCAATTTGCTTCAGTAAGAATAAACTATAGTCGAGGAACTAATGAAGGTCGAGCACTAACAATTGATAGCACTTCAGAGACAAAAGATTTGGATAATTTATGGCTTGAGTTCTATAGAATCAAACCAAATTTTAATCCGATAAGCGTTTGCATTAGTCAAACGGAAAAAATAAATGAATTCAGTCTTATAAGTAAATGCAAAACATTTTCATATAATCAGGCAATACAAGTTTTGACAGAAGCTAATGGGAAATCATTTGATGATTCTATCCTTTTGAATACGTCAGGTGAACTTTGTTGTGGAAGTACATTTAATCTTCTAATTAAAAGAAATAATCAATGGATAACTCCTAGAAAAGAGAGCGGCTGTTTAGAGGGGATTATGGTTTCTAAAGCCTTAAAATTAAAAATTGTAAAAGAAGAATTAATTCCTCC
This window of the Prochlorococcus sp. MIT 1314 genome carries:
- a CDS encoding CTP synthase, yielding MSKFVFVTGGVVSSIGKGIVAASLGRLLKSRGYSVSILKLDPYLNVDPGTMSPFQHGEVFVTEDGAETDLDLGHYERFTDTAMTRLNSVTTGSIYQAVINKERRGSYDGGTVQVIPHITGEIRERIHRVAANSNADIIITEIGGTVGDIESLPFLEAIREFKNDVNSNDVAYIHVTLLPYIKTSGEIKTKPTQHSVKELRSIGIQPDLLVCRSDKSINEALKKKLSGFCGVSIKSVIEALDADSIYSVPLSLKKEGLCKETLKYLDLEDKKCDLKNWEQLIHNLRNPGAPIKVALVGKYIELGDAYLSVVEALRHACIEQKALLDLHWVSAEMIEKNSAATYLNEVDAIVVPGGFGNRGVNGKISAIKFARENKIPFLGLCLGMQCAVIEWARNVANLPDASSSELDPNTPNPVIHLLPEQEDVVDLGGTMRLGVYPCRLTKNTTGKNLYDEDVIYERHRHRYEFNNYYKQSFLDSGYKISGTSPDGRLVELIELENHPYFLACQYHPEFLSRPGKPHPLFKGLIKASQDKLTQSN
- a CDS encoding 7-carboxy-7-deazaguanine synthase QueE, whose product is MTNFLPLVEQFHSLQGEGYHAGKSAFFVRLAGCKVGCSWCDTKNSWDEKKHPSISIEKIIDRIKIAREKGASFCVITGGEPLQHNLDNFCKAIKKLTMGEEQNPMKIHIETSGVNTISGSYDWITLSPKRHSPPKNYFLKNCNEIKIIINEIEDIEFAMQIKKETLKQYQLSKSEDGLKKEDKIFYLQPAWNNANGFSLAIDFVKNNPDWKLSLQTHKYLKIN
- the queC gene encoding 7-cyano-7-deazaguanine synthase QueC, translated to MTLKNKSIVVLLSGGLDSSTVTSIAKKSEAKIFGLSFDYGQRHKKELNSASIIAKHFDIEEFKIIKLDLSLWGGSSLTDTQKNIPIQGVQTNKIPNTYVPGRNTIFISVALSYAEAIDADFIGLGVNALDYSGYPDCRPDYIKKFQELADLANKRGRENNPIKLWTPLLNLNKEEIIKLAFDNHVPLDKTWSCYSGNSKPCGKCDSCRIRNAAYEKWLNNNNKK
- a CDS encoding anthranilate synthase component I family protein; its protein translation is MKIKKIILEKWMDPALITHHLTKKFGDKGLAWLDSDGKENGEWSIIGIKPKKIIQSRDINNLDKTNNPFNNLKNIKKGFWIGWLSYEAGVYIEPKNPWRKSNMATLWIASYDPIIKCNLIKKEIIIEGTNSSELMNYKNIINNIKNIEEENIIKTNLNFDFSKINLDEMAEKFQKNILKLKKLISLGDIFQANLTTKCEIESSKNYNPLDIYLKIRRKLKAPFGGIIINNDHYKEAVLSTSPERFIKIDNKNFVESRPIKGTRSRDKDLNQDALNAIDLITNEKDRAENIMIVDLIRNDLSKVCETGSIMVPEILKLESFLKVHHLTSVIRGKLKKDKNWIDLLKACWPGGSITGAPKLRSCQRLFELEECERGPYCGSFLKLDWNGEFDSNILIRSFLIKDKKINIYAGCGIVIDSNPEEETNELKWKLLPLIDSLK
- a CDS encoding aminotransferase class IV, which encodes MIETLAWHKDQWLDIDRIFIAANNRGLKFADGIFETILIKENKPILFDEHLKRLEKSSKILNINLKINKLTLRQLIHDGISKLSLKNDQFASVRINYSRGTNEGRALTIDSTSETKDLDNLWLEFYRIKPNFNPISVCISQTEKINEFSLISKCKTFSYNQAIQVLTEANGKSFDDSILLNTSGELCCGSTFNLLIKRNNQWITPRKESGCLEGIMVSKALKLKIVKEELIPPEFQNDDIIVAINSLSCRQINQVNDLKLNPKFDPIYFWDLLYN